The proteins below come from a single Cottoperca gobio chromosome 11, fCotGob3.1, whole genome shotgun sequence genomic window:
- the LOC115015822 gene encoding tumor necrosis factor receptor superfamily member 6B-like isoform X1 — translation MTLVSLFPLIVFAMGAVGMDGVAEQIRTFTYTDPVSGSSVECDRCPPGTYLRARCTSTAKSVCVPCPSGSFTELWNSIAKCLRCGVCGHYEVVRTACSADSDLQCECNQGYYYKKSSGMCHRHRQCPSGQEVLTKGGADEDTTCHSCPIGTYSDTASAHQNCTQHKRCDAPELQLVLKGSTWHDSVCKKREELESRDGGDYLKEILPAFFVHQKMCIRRLRQIVHKLRSEDGKKQRSSGLNLSALHVQINTWVASATANQIRQLPAILTKTGANSAGERLLNKLKKIDSNLSQISLDALGTKVDVIVMSE, via the exons ATG ACGTTGGTTTCACTCTTCCCGTTGATCGTGTTTGCAATGGGCGCCGTGGGGATGGACGGCGTCGCCGAGCAGATCCGGACCTTCACATACACCGACCCGGTCAGCGGCAGCTCGGTGGAGTGCGACCGCTGCCCGCCCGGGACCTACCTGCGCGCACGCTGCACGTCTACGGCTAAGAGCGTGTGTGTCCCCTGTCCGTCAGGCTCTTTCACGGAGCTGTGGAACTCAATCGCAAAGTGCCTGCGCTGCGGGGTGTGCGGCCATTACGAGGTGGTGAGGACAGCATGCTCCGCAGACAGCGACCTCCAGTGCGAGTGTAATCAGGGATACTACTACAAGAAGAGCAGCGGCATGTGCCACCGCCACAGGCAGTGTCCTTCCGGTCAAGAAGTGCTGACCAAAG GTGGAGCGGATGAGGACACAACGTGCCACAGTTGTCCCATCGGCACATACTCAGACACTGCCTCGGCTCACCAGAACTGCACGCAACACAAACGTTGTGATGCTCCAGAACTACAGCTGGTGCTGAAGGGTTCCACCTGGCACGACAGCGTGTGCAAGAAGAGGGAAGAGCTTGAATCAAGAG ACGGAGGAGACTACCTCAAAGAAATCCTTCCAGCTTTCTTTGTTCACCAGAAAATGTGCATTAGGCGTCTGCGTCAAATCGTGCACAAGCTCCGGTCTGAGGATGgcaaaaaacaaagaagttcAGGACTTAACCTTTCAGCTCTTCATGTACAGATCAACACTTGGGTTGCTTCTGCCACAGCCAATCAGATTCGGCAGCTTCCGGCGATATTGACAAAAACAGGAGCGAATAGCGCTGGTGAGAGACTACTGAACAAGCTGAAGAAAATCGACTCAAATCTGAGTCAAATATCGCTGGATGCTTTGGGGACCAAGGTGGATGTTATTGTAATGTCTgagtag
- the LOC115015822 gene encoding tumor necrosis factor receptor superfamily member 6B-like isoform X2 → MGAVGMDGVAEQIRTFTYTDPVSGSSVECDRCPPGTYLRARCTSTAKSVCVPCPSGSFTELWNSIAKCLRCGVCGHYEVVRTACSADSDLQCECNQGYYYKKSSGMCHRHRQCPSGQEVLTKGGADEDTTCHSCPIGTYSDTASAHQNCTQHKRCDAPELQLVLKGSTWHDSVCKKREELESRDGGDYLKEILPAFFVHQKMCIRRLRQIVHKLRSEDGKKQRSSGLNLSALHVQINTWVASATANQIRQLPAILTKTGANSAGERLLNKLKKIDSNLSQISLDALGTKVDVIVMSE, encoded by the exons ATGGGCGCCGTGGGGATGGACGGCGTCGCCGAGCAGATCCGGACCTTCACATACACCGACCCGGTCAGCGGCAGCTCGGTGGAGTGCGACCGCTGCCCGCCCGGGACCTACCTGCGCGCACGCTGCACGTCTACGGCTAAGAGCGTGTGTGTCCCCTGTCCGTCAGGCTCTTTCACGGAGCTGTGGAACTCAATCGCAAAGTGCCTGCGCTGCGGGGTGTGCGGCCATTACGAGGTGGTGAGGACAGCATGCTCCGCAGACAGCGACCTCCAGTGCGAGTGTAATCAGGGATACTACTACAAGAAGAGCAGCGGCATGTGCCACCGCCACAGGCAGTGTCCTTCCGGTCAAGAAGTGCTGACCAAAG GTGGAGCGGATGAGGACACAACGTGCCACAGTTGTCCCATCGGCACATACTCAGACACTGCCTCGGCTCACCAGAACTGCACGCAACACAAACGTTGTGATGCTCCAGAACTACAGCTGGTGCTGAAGGGTTCCACCTGGCACGACAGCGTGTGCAAGAAGAGGGAAGAGCTTGAATCAAGAG ACGGAGGAGACTACCTCAAAGAAATCCTTCCAGCTTTCTTTGTTCACCAGAAAATGTGCATTAGGCGTCTGCGTCAAATCGTGCACAAGCTCCGGTCTGAGGATGgcaaaaaacaaagaagttcAGGACTTAACCTTTCAGCTCTTCATGTACAGATCAACACTTGGGTTGCTTCTGCCACAGCCAATCAGATTCGGCAGCTTCCGGCGATATTGACAAAAACAGGAGCGAATAGCGCTGGTGAGAGACTACTGAACAAGCTGAAGAAAATCGACTCAAATCTGAGTCAAATATCGCTGGATGCTTTGGGGACCAAGGTGGATGTTATTGTAATGTCTgagtag